Sequence from the Flavobacterium sp. J372 genome:
GTTGGCTCAAAATAAACAAAAGATAGGAAAGCAACGGTATTAAATTATTGCTTTCAGGCCATGACGTCGTAGAGATATGCAACGATAAATGGAAAACGTATGAATTCCTCAGGTCAAATAATATAGGCACACCTAAAACCTATAAGAACTTAGATTCTCTTCATCAGGCATTAGACAATGGTGAAATAAATTTCCCAATTGTGATAAAGCCAAGATGGGGCATGGCCTCAATGGGTATTTATATGGCTGATGACATGAAAGAGCTTGAAGTGTTTTATAATAAGTCGTTAAAAGAAATTGGCAGCAGCTACTTAAAATATGAATCTGCAATAACCCCTGATGAGATGATAATTTTTCAGGAAAAGCTTAAAGGCCAGGAGTATGGACTTGATGTTATAAATGACCTTGAAGGTAATTTTGTAAAATGTATACCAAAGTCTAAGCTGGAAATGAGGGCAGGAGAAACAGACCTGGGGCAGGTTGTAGCATCAAAGCCATTTGACGGGCTTGCAGCCAGGCTAAGCGAACTTTTCAGGCATGAAGTAATTTTGTCTGTTGACTGCTTCGATTGCAGCGATGAACTTAAGGTTATAGAAATGAACTGCAGGATTTCCGGGCATTATCCGCTAAGCCACCTTGCAGGTATAAACCTCCCGGCGCAGATTATTGAATGGCTTGAAGGCAAACCAACCAATTCACGCTACTTTGAATATACTGAGGGCCTTTATATCACAAAAGATCTTGTGCCACGTATTATTGAATATAAAAAACCTTAATTCACACTGATTAACTGTAGCTGATACATACACATTGCAATATGAACCTGCACCTGGTTAATGACGAGAAATTTATAAATGGATCAATAAATACTTTTGAAAGGTTTTATCCGGGCAAAAATATATTTATTGTACAGAAATCA
This genomic interval carries:
- a CDS encoding ATP-grasp domain-containing protein, producing the protein MLSGHDVVEICNDKWKTYEFLRSNNIGTPKTYKNLDSLHQALDNGEINFPIVIKPRWGMASMGIYMADDMKELEVFYNKSLKEIGSSYLKYESAITPDEMIIFQEKLKGQEYGLDVINDLEGNFVKCIPKSKLEMRAGETDLGQVVASKPFDGLAARLSELFRHEVILSVDCFDCSDELKVIEMNCRISGHYPLSHLAGINLPAQIIEWLEGKPTNSRYFEYTEGLYITKDLVPRIIEYKKP